In Campylobacter sp., the DNA window ATCCCATCTAGGCGAGTGGATCGGTTCGCGATGCTTTGGAATTTGATCCGCAAACTGCCAAACCTTGGCTCTGGCTCTTGCGTTTCCGCAAGGACAAATTCCGAACTCTCGGCATTTTTTAGCAATGATACCGCTATAATCGGTACTCCATGTAGGCCCCATCTTGGCTTTCTCTTCCTCACTTAGCGTAATGCCTAAAACCTGTTCGATATTTGCCTTAGTAATTTCTGCATGACCGCCTTGAATTTTTGATCCCGGAAGTGTAATGCTCTCGTCGGCTAGCTGCGAAACGCCGTCGTGTTCTAAGCCGAAGCGGTTTCTAAATCCCATACCGCCGTCAGCATAAGGCTTAGTTACGTCGTAAAGAATCGGCGTGCCCGGGTGTTGCGTATCCCAGCAAGGCCATGGAAGCCCATAGTATTCGCCCTCTACCTCGCCACCTATGCCGCGCAGGGTATCTGGATCAAATAGATGCCAGTTTTTCTGCTGTCTACGAAATCTAGCTGCGGTACGACCATTATTGCCAATGCTTTGAGTATTGCGTGCGATCTCATCGGTAGCATCGTCCGGCCAAACAAAATCGTCTTTAACCTGCTTAAGCTCGCCATCAACGATGCCCATCTTCATACCGCGAACGTATTCGTCGTAAAAGCCGAATTTTTTCGCGAATAAAAACATTACCTCTTGATCCTCTTTGCTCTCAAATAGAGGCTTAACGATCTGGGTTCTCCACTGACCGCTGCGGTTTGTAGCGCTTAGATGACCTTCGCTCTCAAACTGCGTAGCTACCGGCAAAACATAAATTCCATCCGGTCTATCGTTTAGAATCGCTACTTCGTTTAAGAACGGCTCGGCGACTACCAGCATATCAATCTTACCTAATGCTTCTTGAGTCTCGCGAACGTGAGCCATAGAAGTAATTCCTGTGCCTTGCACCCAAAGAACGCGGACATTGCCACTACTTAAAACGGGCTCGTTTTTCAAAACACCCTGCCACCATTTAGATAGCGAAAAGCCCTTTTCGTTGCGCCAGTTTATCACATCTTGCTCTATGCTCGGATCGTAGTGAAAATACTCGGTAAAATTCGTGCCAGGCACTTTTTCACCCTGCTTTTCGTGCGGCTGCTTAGTAGAGACGGCAAATCTTTTAATAAACTGCTCGTAATCTACGCCCCAGCCCTTGCAGAAGTGCTTCCAAGCGTTATCGGCTAGCCCGTAATACGCAGGTAAGCTATCGGAGAGATTGCACATATCGGTAGCACCCTGAACATTATCGTGACCTCGAAGGATGTTGCAGCCGCCGCCTGGCTTGCCCATATTGCCTAGTATGAGCTGCAAAAGAGCCAAAATTCTAGTATTTGAACTTCCGATCGAGTGCTGCGTGATACCTAGCGCCCAGCATAAAGTAGCGGGCTTTGTGGTAGCGAACATCCTCGTAAATTCTATCAGTTCCTCTTCCTTGCAGCCGGTGACATTGGCTACCTCTTTAGGATCCCACTTCTCAGCTTCCGCCTTGATCTCATCTACAGCGTAGGTTCTGGTTTTTATTAGCTCTTTGTCCTCCCAGCCGTTTTTGAAGATTAGATGCAGCATTCCGTACACAAACGCTATATCAGTTCCCGGACGAATTCTAATATACATATCGGCCTTAGCCGCAGTTCTAGTAAAATTTGGATCGACGACGACGATTTTCGCGCCGTTTCTATCGCGAGCTTGAAGAGCATGCTTCATAGCCCCCACGGGATTTGCAACCGCGGAATTCGCACCTATAAAAAGGATCATTTTAGAATTTTTCGCCATATCGCCTACGTGATTTGTCATAGCTCCATAACCCCAAGTATTCGCCACACCGGCGACTGTTGCGCTATGTCAAATTCTGGCTACGTGGTCGTTGCTGTTCGTACCCCAAAAGGCTGCAAATTTTCTAAAATAATATGCCTGCTCGTTGCAAAATTTAGCCGAACCCAGAAATACCACACTATCTGGACCGTCCTCTTTACGGACTTGAAGCATTTTATCGCCGATTTCGTTTACGGCTTGCTCCCAACTGATGCGCTCCCACTTGCCGCCAACCTTTTTGAGCGGATATTTAAGACGCATTTTAGATTTGGTTAGATCGATCTGATCGATTCCCTTACAGCAGTGACTGCCCTGCGAGATCGGGTGATCTACTGCCATATCTTGGCGAATCCAGGTATTGGTGCTCTCATCCACTTGAGCCTCGATACCGCAGCCTACGGAACAGATCGAACATATCGTTCGCTTCATAACGGAACCTGGAAATGGGTTTTTGATCTCTTGCTCAGTAGCGGCTCTTAGCGTATTATTTTCGCCAAACGCAGCTACGCTACTCGCTCCTAAAGCGGCGAGTTTCAAAAACGATCTCCTTCCGATCGCATTCTCACTCATGAAAATTCTCCTAGTAAGCTACTTTATAGTATTTTTTCCACGCTTCACTCTCCCAGTAAAGCACCTCTTTTTTCGGTGATTTGCCACGAACGGTATCGCCATAGTCCTGCTCGCTTTTTGCTAGCGCCTGAGACGCGGCAACGCCCACAGCGCCTACCGCGCCGATTTTTAGAGATTTTTTAAGAAAATCTCTGCGTTTGTTCTCCATGGTTTTCCTTTGTGAAGAAATCGCTTTAAATCTTTTATTGTAGTAACGCCTGTTACAGGATTTAAGTCTAATGAATTATAACGAAAAGGCAGTGAGATGGAAATTAAATTTTAAGTTACTTTTTAAATTTTATTTAAAATTCAAAATATAAAGTTCTAACTAAAAAACTACTCGCAAAACTAGAGTTTGCGAGTCTAAAATTTAACCGAAATTCTGCTTTTACGTTAAGATTTTGGTTAAAAATTTTATTTATCAATCCAGATCAAAAATATCTTCCGGATTGGTAAATTTATTTTGATAGCCACCTTTTTTGATCGCTTCTTTAACGACGCTGCGATCTTTCTTTTGCGGAGCGGCAAGCGCTAAAAGCGAGCGTTCAAGCGCAAAAAAGCTTCTCATTAGTGCGCCTAATGATTTGAAAAAATCCGCCCGCACATGCCCGCACAAAAGCTCGCTAAACTCATCCACAAAGCTGTTGGTGACATTCGTAAAAAGCTCTAACGCCAGCGTTTCGCCGTCTTGCGCGCCGACGAAATTTTTAGCGTATTGCGAATTCGCAGTATTTTTACCATCCTGCGGGCCTGTAAAATTTTTACTGTCATGCGAATCTACAGAATTTTTTCTGTCTTGCGCCGTCAAGCTCGCGCTATTCGTAAAATTTTGCTCGTTTGCCACGGAATTTTGTCCGTTTAAAACTGCGCTGTGTTTTGCAGCCGCGTCGCGCAGCAGAGTCGAATGCAGGTAAAAAATAAATCCCACATAGTCCTCGCACTCCTTGCAAAGCTCCATATTGCGGCGAAATTTACTCTTTTTTAGCACGTCGATTACCGCGACACGCATACGCCCGTCGTCACGTCCTTCGTCGTAGAAGCTCGCACTCATCGGCACATTGGCGTATGAAAAATCAAAAAGTACGGAATTTTGCTCGCTTTTAAACGCAGAAAAGTCGAATTTCTCCAAATTTTGAAATTCCGCCTCATCGCTAGGCACAATGGGCGAGCTGCGTAAAAACTCCAGCTGCTCCTTCCAACGCTTAAATTTCGCATCCGTTTCATAGAAAAAAAACGGAATTGCAAAAAATTCGTAGTAGTAGCTTCTTGCTTGAAGTAGATTCGCATCCATTACATTGCCCCTTTTCTAGCATCTTCTATCTGCTTTTTTATCATTATTTTCGCCTTGCAATCGCCGCAGCAAAAAAGAGTCTTCATCTTTTCAGGCTCGTTTGCAAAATGCGCACCCATCATATCCGCGATCTTCATCACGGCTTTGCTCGTCGCAAATTCCTTACCGCATTCAATGCACTTAAAAAGCTCATCTTTAGCTAGCATTTTGTAATTAAAAAATCCCGGCTCAAGCTCCACGCCGCAAGGCTCAAGCTCGATCGTATCCTTTTCGGCGCAGCTTAGCACGCAGTAGTTGCACGATGTGCAAAGCGAAGCGTTGAGCTTAATCGAATTGTCGCTGTTATCGGCATACAGCGCGCCGGTATTACAGGCGCCCACGCAGCTAAGGCAGAGCGTGCAGCTTGCTTCGTTTATGCTTACTTTGCCAAATTTTAGCAACTCTCCGCTTTTTACGGCGCCAAAGCTGCCCTCGCCGACCATTGCGCTTACGCGTTTGGAAAAAATTTCTTTCTTGCTAAGGCCCTGCTCGTTTAAGCTAAACGCCCAGGGCTGAGAGCTTTGCGCCCACTTTAGCGCCTCTTGCAGCTCGGTTAAATTTCGCGCTAAAAATACCGCGTCCTTGCCGTAGATCGCGCGCGAAATTCCATTGACAAGCTCCGCCGCTTCACGCGTGCCCTCGCCCACGTCCGTGCCGTAAATGATCACACTCGAGCCGCTTTCCTGCATAGCGCTTAGCAAATTTACCTCATCTATTTGCTTGCTTCCGAAAATTCCAAACGGTAGCACGCCGCACGGAAGCTGCACTGCGGGTGCGGACACGATTTCGCTCTCTGCGATGAGAAGCGGAATTTTGCCTGCATAGAGCTTTGCGATCTCCCCAAATACGCTTTGGGGCAACTTGGCAAATTTCAGCGCGCCGCTAGGACAGACGCTCACGCACGCGCCACAGCCTATACAGTCGATGTGCGAAAATACGAGCTCGCGTTTTTCGTCGTTTTTCAAAATCGCCACTGTGGGGCAAACCTCCACGCATGGCGCGCGCAGCTCATTTCGCCTGCCCTGATACTGGCAGATCGCAGGATCGAAGATCGTGGAATTCTTATAATGATAAACCGGGCTTTTGGAATTTAAAATTTCTAAAATTTCATCGTCTTTTAGCCCCGAGATCTCGTAGCAGCCGCTTTGTCGCAATTGATAGGGCGCCGCGCCGCTAATCAAGAAAAAATCCGCCTCGGTCTCAACCTCATCCTGCTCGCTTAAAATCGTAACCGCAAGATCGCCAATCTCGCCATAGACGAACTTAATCTCGGCCCTGCTTAACGCAATCACCTTAAATCCGTGCTGCCTAAGTAGCCCCACAAGCCCCTCTCGCGGCTCATCACAGGCGAGAATTACGTTTTTGCCGACGGGCTTTTGATAGTCGCTATCTAGGGCACCGTCAAAGGCGATATCTTTGGCGCGATACAAAATATCTACGTTTTTAGCAATTTGCAGCGGCTCATCTGCGGAATTTTCTATATAAAAATTTATCTCGGGCGCATAAATTTGCGCTTTTAATTTCGGCGAATTAGCGACGATAAATTCCTCATTTTTCGCCTCCTCTTCATCGCCGCAAATTTCGATATCGTCGCTTAAGACTACATCCTTTAGCCCCGCGGCGTAAAATCCATGTTCTTTCATAATCTATCCTAAATTGATAATTAGGCGGGTTTTACTCTTATTTTCTAAACAGCTTTTAAATTCTGCACTTAAAGTAAATCGAATTTAAATTAATAATTCTATAGATAAAGCAAAATCAAAGCTTTAAATGATAAAATCGTCTAAATTTTAAGGCATCGGGGTCGCAATGCAACAAATCAAACTACCAAAAATCGATAAAATCGCAAACGCGCAGGAGTTTCAAAACTGCCTCCGCCCGCAAATCATCAAAATCGCGCAAGAGCTCATCGAAGAAGCACGTAGGAAGGCGCTGCAAGGAGGCGCGGTCGCAAACGAAAGCGAGATCATCGCGCGCATCAAATCGCGCTACGAAAAATTTCAAAATCTAAGCCTTAAGCCGCTCATCAACGCAACCGGCGTCGTGCTGCACACAAACCTCGGCCGCAGCGTCATCAGCGCCGAAATTTTAGCCCGCGCGCAAAAGATCATCACCTCGTATTCAAATTTAGAATACGACTTATCCGAGGGCGCGCGCGGCAACAGATACGACTACATAGCGCTTTTGTGCAGCGAGCTCTTCGGCGCGCAGGACGCACTCGTGGTCAACAACAACGCTGCGGCGGTATTTTTGGTGCTAAATACCTTCGCGCGCGGACGCGAAGTCGTGGTAAGCCGCGGCGAGCTAGTCGAGATCGGCGGAAGCTTTCGAGTAAGCGAAGTGATGTCAAACTCGGGCGCAAAGCTCGTAGAGATCGGCACTACGAACAAAACCAAGCTGGACGATTACGAAGAAGCGATCAATGAAAATACGGCGATCTTGATGAAGGTGCACCGCTCAAATTTTAAAATTTCAGGCTTCAGCTCTAGCGTAAGCGCTGCGGAAGTTGCAGCTTTGGCACGCCGTGCCTCGCAGGCAAAGAAGGAATTTTTAGCGCTTAGAGCGGCAAGCTTTAAAAATTTAGCGGATCTTTGCGGCGGCTCGTCGGATACGACGGGCGAAATTTTAAATTCCGCGCCGAATAGTTTAAACTTAGCGGATAGTTCTGCGAATGCTCTAAATTTAAATAGCGGCGAGCCGTCCAAAAGGAGCGAGTGCTTTCATGAAGAGGGAGAGAGCGAAATTCCCGCTAAAGCTTCTAAAATTGCTCCTACAAAATTTAGCATGAAAAAAGCGGAAAGCTTTAACGAGATCATCGATTACTACGATCTTGGAAGCGGCTACGCGAGCGAGCTGGGATTTGGGCTAGGCAAAAGCGAGCCCTCTATTTTTGAGCTTTTAAAAAGCGGCGTGCGGCTGCTTAGCTTTAGCGGCGACAAGCTCTTCGGCTCCGTGCAGTGCGGCATCATCCTAGGAGATCGCGAGCTCATCGCGCGCCTGCGTAAAAACCAGCTACTGCGAATGCTGCGCGTGGACAAGATTACGCTGAGCCTGCTTGCCGAGACGATCAAGGCGTATATAAATAAAGAATTTCACCTCATCACGACGATAGATCAGATCCATCTAAGCCTGGACAAACTGCGTGAGCGAGCGGAGCTAGTGCGATCGCGCATCGGCGTAAAATCGCAGATCGTGCCGACAACCACCTTCGTAGGCGGCGGCACGATGCCGAGCGCCTCCTATCCTAGCGTCGCGCTTGCGATACTTGACGGCGCCGACCCGCAGAGCACGCAGGCAAAATTTCGCGCTGCGGGTATAATCGGGCGGATCGAGGATGATAAATTTTTGCTCGATTTCAGATCGATTTTAAAAAGCGACTTGCAAGATTTAATAAAAAAGATCGGAGAAATTTATGAATAGCGTAATCATCGGCACCGCAGGCCATATCGATCACGGAAAGACCGCGTTAATCAAGGCGCTAAACGGCTTTGAGGGGGACCGAATGCCGAGCGAAAAGCAGCGTGGTATCACGATCGATCTTAGCTTTTCGCATCTGCGCTCTGGGAGCACTAACGTCGCATTTATCGACGTGCCGGGGCACGAAAACCTAGTAAAGACGATGATTAGCGGCGCGTATGCCTTCGACGCTGCGATGCTAGTAGTCGCCGCGGACGACGGGCTGATGCCGCAAAGCAAAGAGCATATTCAAATTTTATCGCTGCTTGGGGTAAAAAGCGTGATCTTGTGTATCAGCAAGTGCGATCTTGCTGACGACGCGCGCAGATCCGAGGTCGCGGCACAGTGCAGGGAATACATCTGCAAATTTAAAAATTTGCAAATTTTAAACACCTTTTTTATCAGTATCAAAGATCCCGCAAGCATCGCCGAGCTGAAAAACTATCTCTTTAATATCAAGCCTGCGCAGCGTCAAGGAGGCGGCGTGGTGCACTACTACATCGACCGAGTTTTTTCGCTTAAGGGGCTTGGCACCATCGTAACGGGCAGCCTCATTAACGGCGCGATTTCAAAGGGCGAGAAGCTTTATAACTGCGATCTGGGTAAAATTTTTAATGTCAAAAGCGTGCAGATCCACGACGAGGACACGCCGCTGGCGCAGGCTCCAAACCGCGTCGCGCTGAGCTTGGACGCCAAGACGAGCGAGCTTGAAAAGGGGCAAATCCTAAGCAAAAAGGGGTTTTTCCGCGGCTTTAATGAAGCGGACTGCACCTTTAGCGGCGAAATTTCGCATAATCAAGACGTGCTGTTTTGCGTCGGAAGTAAGCAAAGCGCGGCAAAAGCGCTCATTTTAAAAGAACTTCCTAGCGGCGAGAAGCTCGTGAGCTTTAAATTTGACAAAACGATGTTTTTGAAATTTGACGAGCCCTTCGTCTGCCTAGCAAACTCGCGCGTAATCGGCGGCGGGCGCGTGCTAAACGCCGTAGTCGAGCCGCTAAAAAAGCAGAGCAAAGCCGTGCTTCTCACCGCACTTTTGAAGCGAAATTTCACCGAAGCGTTTAAAATTTTAAGCCTCTTTCACAAGCATGGATTCGGGCTATTTTCGGCATATCAGCGCTTCGGGATGGAATACGACGAAGCGGTAAAGATCGCGCGCGGCTTAGAGGGGACGTATTTTGACGAAGCAAATTTATGCGTTTACGATCTAAGCGCGATCGAGGACGTAAAAAGCCTTATAAAATTTATCGTCTCAAAAAACGACTACGCGATCTTTTCGCCCGCCTCGATCGCTCTAAAGCTCTCGTGGGCTAGCGAAGAGCTCGCCGCGCGCGCGCTTAGCGAGCTTGAACGGGGCGGCATCGTCTCTAAAAAGGGCGGAGTTTACGTAAAATCGGGAGTGGATTTTGACGCGCTCAAACAGAGCCTGGAGAGTAAAATTTTTGATCTCATCAAAAAGGGCGGCATCGCGCCTCTCGCGCCGTATAACATTTACGACGAGCTGGAGATCGACCGCAGTAGCGGCGATGACGCGCTAAAGAAGCTGACCTACGCCAAAAAGGTCGTCCGTCTCGCGCACAATCTCTTCGTCGAAGCCGAAAATTTAGCCCTAGCGATCAAGCGCCTTTACGCGATCATCGAAAAAGAGGGCTTCGTAAACGTCACGAACGCCAAAGAGGAGCTTGGGCTTAGCAGAAAATTCGTCATCTGCTACCTCGAATACCTAGATAAAATGGGAAATATCGTGACGATCGACAATAAACGCTATTTGAAAAAGTAAAAATTTAAAATTTTGCACTACAATGCGCGGAATTTTTTGCAAAGGAAAAAAATGAAAAAAGCTATTTTAACTTCAGTTGCGCTCGCAGCGAGCCTAAACGCGGCTTTAAGCGACAGCGAAATTCTATCCATCTACGGCGGCACGCCTCAAGGCATCGAAATAAAGGTCGCCGAGCGCATCCCACTTAGCGAGCCAAAAGGCGTCGAGGCGGTCGTTTTAAAGATTTCTCAAGGCAATATGTCGCAAGAGGAGATCATCTTCACCCAAGGCGATCTGATCTTTACCGATATCATCGATCCTAAAAAACGCGTAGTCTATAAGGAGCAGATCAAACAAGACCGCATCGCAGGACAGCTAAGTAAGGTCTTCAAAGCAGAGAGCAAAGACAATATCATCAAGCTAGGAAACGATCCTAAAAAGCCTACGATTTTGATGCTGACGGACGCCTTGTGTCCATTCTGCCGCAAAGAGATGGCAAGGATCGAGGAAACGTTAAAAAATAACAATGTCGATATAATCATGACCTCCGTTCACGGCGACGACGGCCACGCAAAATCCGCGCTCATCTACAAAGAGATCAAAAATGCTAAAACCGACGAGCAAAAGATAGCGGTTTTTAGAAAATACTACGCTGAAGATAACAAAGCAGGCGCCAAAGACGTAAGCGCTGCTGAGCTAAACGCTGCAAAAGCCCTAGCTGCCAAATACTTCGGTGCGGGAGTAAACTCGGTGCCCTACATCATCGAACTAGACAAGCTAAAATAATCTCTCTTAAATTTTGCGGAGCGATCCGCAAAATTCTACCCCATCGTCTTAGTCTTAGCGATTTTAATTAATCCGGATTTTATGAAATTTTACACGTGCAAAATTCCAGCAAAATTCTGCATTGTTCCTTATATTGAAAGTAGCATAAAAGCGATAGTGTATGAAATTTAAAAGCGAGAAAATATGCAAGCAAATCCACGGCCGAAATTTTAAAATTTCGCGGCAAAGCCCGGGTAAAATTTAGCCGCAAATTTTATAAAATTCTCGCTTTGCGGCAAAGAGGAATTTACAGTCGTGCTTCAGGCTACCTATCTTGGGCTACGTCCGATTAAAATCAAAATTCCACGTCGAAAGCGGCTCTTGCCAGGCTATTTTTGCTCTCGCTTAGCTCGTACGATGCGCTAAGCCCGACGCTTTGAAGGATCTTATATTTCAGTCCGATCGCGCCGTTAAACACGCCGTTAGAATAATCAAGCCCCTCCACGTCGTATCTGTCCGAATACTTTCTGCTCGCGTGATACGAATCGCCGCTAAATCGATGCTCGTACTCCGCATTTGCGAATATCTGCAGATCGCCGAAAGCTTTGATCGCGTAAATTCCCGCGGTGCCGTTTGGCGCGGTTTTTGAAGCGGAGCTAAATCTAAGCCTGGAGATCGCATCCTCGCCCACTCTAATCGCTCCAAGTCCCAAATATGGCTTAATATAGCCGTTTTCAAATAAGAATTTATACCCGGCTCTCGTGCTGAAATCCCAAATTTGCGACTTGTATTTCGCGCCGTGGATAGCGCCGAATCCATTGTTGGTTTCAAATTTATGATCGTTCGTCGAATAGGTTAAGCCTACCGCCAGATCCACGTTCTCGCTAAAATCGTATCTGCCCGCCAGACCGAGCTCGTAGGATTTGATGTTTTCTTTCACGCCGTCGAATTTACCCTCATACCAAGCGTCCGATTTTTGGTACCCAAAGATCACGCCCAGCGTAAGATCATCCACTCTCTTGGAGGCTCCGAGTAAAATTCCGTCGCTCTTGTGATCGTATTTGACGCCGCCCGAGCGGTCTTTGTAATCCCCGCCGTAGTTTCCAATCGCGCTTACATTTACGTTAAACTCCTGCCCGTCGGTGTCGGTTAAATTTTTATAAGCGGAATTTCTTGCAAGCTTGGTAAGATCCAGATCGACCTTCGAGCGCGGCATCTCGATGCCTACCCGGTTACCGCCTCTTGCGACCTGCGAAAACAGGCTGCCGTTTTTAGGCGTGAAGTTATTGATCGCTAGCATCAGCGCCTCAAAATAGCTCGGCAGATCGTCGTATCCGCCAGGATAGCGGTTCGTATCGGAAGTGATGAATAAATTCGCCGCATTGCGCTCGCGAGATAATCTTATGATCTCGTCGTATTGATCGGGTCTTGCGTTGTATATCACGTGCAAAATTTTAGAGGAGTTTGCGGGATCTTTTTCAAATTCCGAGGTTCTAGGACGATAGTGGTTTATATACTCATCCGCGCTCACCTCTTGCAGCATCCAAACGTCCGCATAAGGGGCTATGGCGTCGCGCACGCCCCAGCCGTTATTTGCTAAAACTAGCATTCCCGGATATTTAGTCTTGATATAATTGTAGATACTCTGCATATAAGAGATAGTTGCGGGATTGTTTTCGGTATTAACTTCGTCGATGAAGTATCCTGCGATATTTTCTCTGCCGTAGAAATTTACGAAATTATCGATATCGGCATAGACTAAATTTAGATTTCTAGTAGAATTTTTGGTATAGGTATAGCCTAAATTTGCTATGCCCGCCGCGATATTTCGCTTCATCTGAACGGCATCTTCGTCCCTTCTGACCAGATATTGCGTAGCTTGATTGCCCGGCGTCGCCGCCTCGTAAGAGCCGAAAGCTACATAAGGAACCAGCGCGCCGCCTATATTGGTAATGCCGTTCCAAAACTCGGCATTTACGCCGCTATTGCCCGTCCAGCGAAATGCAGGCATCATAACGCGCTGATTATTAAGCCTGCCCGAATATGAGCCCTTTTTGGCAAAGCCCCTTGCGTACTCAAGCTTGATACGAAATGAGTTTTCATACTCGTCGCTCGCGGAGCTATCGCTAGCCGCGTCGCGCCTGCTTAATTTCGCGCCCAAGCTATCCGCAGCGCTCATTACATCAGAACGGGAAGTGTTGTTAGAAGGAGATTTTTGCGCGTTTGCATAGCCCCAGGAATTCTGCTCGCTCGCATAGCCAAACCCTGCTGCACCGATAAGCGCAAGAGATAC includes these proteins:
- a CDS encoding autotransporter domain-containing protein; the protein is MLKSLKKIVSLALIGAAGFGYASEQNSWGYANAQKSPSNNTSRSDVMSAADSLGAKLSRRDAASDSSASDEYENSFRIKLEYARGFAKKGSYSGRLNNQRVMMPAFRWTGNSGVNAEFWNGITNIGGALVPYVAFGSYEAATPGNQATQYLVRRDEDAVQMKRNIAAGIANLGYTYTKNSTRNLNLVYADIDNFVNFYGRENIAGYFIDEVNTENNPATISYMQSIYNYIKTKYPGMLVLANNGWGVRDAIAPYADVWMLQEVSADEYINHYRPRTSEFEKDPANSSKILHVIYNARPDQYDEIIRLSRERNAANLFITSDTNRYPGGYDDLPSYFEALMLAINNFTPKNGSLFSQVARGGNRVGIEMPRSKVDLDLTKLARNSAYKNLTDTDGQEFNVNVSAIGNYGGDYKDRSGGVKYDHKSDGILLGASKRVDDLTLGVIFGYQKSDAWYEGKFDGVKENIKSYELGLAGRYDFSENVDLAVGLTYSTNDHKFETNNGFGAIHGAKYKSQIWDFSTRAGYKFLFENGYIKPYLGLGAIRVGEDAISRLRFSSASKTAPNGTAGIYAIKAFGDLQIFANAEYEHRFSGDSYHASRKYSDRYDVEGLDYSNGVFNGAIGLKYKILQSVGLSASYELSESKNSLARAAFDVEF